The Archangium primigenium genomic interval CGCTCACGGCCGAGGAGCGGGGACGCCTCGATGCGCTCACGAAGCCCACGCTGGGCTTCCCCCAGAGCATGCAGCCCCTGTTCCCCGCCCTCCACAATGGTGGCACGACGGTGAATGGCATCTCCGCGCCCGCGTTCTCCTTGGGCTTCCAGAAGGGCGACGCGCCCCACTGACGGCGGAGGGCCGGGGCGCGACGCGGAGGGCGGCGTTCTATCTGGCCAGCAGCCGTTCGAGCCACGCCTCGCGTGCCGCGTTCGCGGCTCGCGAGATGGCGGCATCCGGCGCCATCTGGCTGAAGCCGTGGAACGCGCCGCCCCAGACGTGAAGCTCCGCGTCACCACCGGCGGCCCAGATCGCGCTGGCATACGCGACGGCCTCATCGCGGAAGACCTCCGCCGACCCCACGTCGATGAACGTGGGCGGCAGGCCGCTCAGGTCGGTGGCCCGGGCGGGGGCCGCGTAGCTCGACACCTCGGCCGTTCCCCGTCGGTCTCCGAGCAGGGCGGTCCATCCCGTGAGGTTGCTGACGCGGTCCCAGATGCCAAGGCCCTGCATCTGGTGCGACGACACGGTCTCATTGCGATCGTCGATCATCGGGCACTGGAGGAGCTGACCGAATACCGGGGGGCCGCCGCGGTCGCGCGCCAGCAGGGTGGTGCCCGCGGCGAGGCCTCCTCCGGCGCTTCCGCCAAAGACGACGAGCCGCTCGGGTTGGATCCGCAGCTCCCGGGCGTGCGCGGCCATCCATGCGAGTCCCGCGTAACAATCCTCCACCGGGATGGGATCGGGGTTCTCGGGCGCCCGTCGGTATTCGACCGTCACACAGACCGCGTCGAACTTCAGGGCCCAGGCCACGAGGTCGGTGGCGCCCGCGAAGCGGTTGGCCATGACCATGCCCCCGCCGTGGATGTGATAGATGCCCGGCCCCGGCCGGACATGGTCCTTCCGGGAGATCACCGACACGGTGATGTCCACCCCTTGGTCGCCGGGCAGGGTGAAGTCGACGCACTGGACCGGCCGATCCCCGATCTGCTCGGCGATAGAGGGGATGGGCAGGGCGCGGTACCGCTCGATCTGCTCGGCCGTCATGTGGACGGGGGCGAACGCGGTGAACGTCGGAAGAATCCGGGCCAGCTCGGGCTCGAACGGAGGCGGTGGGGGCGCTTGCTTGGGGGGAGGCATGCTCATGAACCTCGGGGTTCGGGGATCCGCTCGAGCATCCGGGTCGGATCGCCTTTGTAGGTGCCGCGTGCGAACTGCTGGAACCCGCACTTGTGCGCCACGTGGAGGGAGGCCGCGTTCTCCGGGTGGATGAGGCACACCACGCGCTCGGGTCCGAACCCGTCCTCCACCCAGCGCAGCGCGGCGCGCACGGCCTCCGTGGCGAAGCCCTTCCCGTGGGCCCACGGAGAGAGCACCCAACCGGCCTCCTTGGCGTCTCCGAGGGGCGGCTCGATGTCCCGCTGGAAGTTCGCGAGGCCCACCTCGCCGACGAACCGGCCCGTGCTCTTCTCGCGCACCACCCAGAACCCAAACCCCATGAGCTCCCAGTGGCCCACGTAGCGCAGCAGGCGCGCCCACATCTCCTCGCGGGTGGAGGGCTTGCCACTGATGTACCGGACGACCGCGGGGTCACCCCACATCGCGAGCGCCTCCTCGAAGTCCTCGCGGCGGGGGCGGCGCAGCGTGAGTCGCTCGGTGTCAAGGGCGGAACGGTCGGGGCCGGACATGGGTCCTCGTTCAACGACGGGTGGAAGGGTCAGACGGGCAGCGGCCGTACCTCGAGCTGCTTGGAGGCGAGGAAGTCCGGGTTGAACACCTTGGAGCTGTAGCGGCTGCCGTGATCACACAGCAGCGTGGCGATGCGCAGTCCCTGGCCCCGGTGACGCCGGGCCACCTCGTAGGCGGCGCGCACGTTGAGGGCCGCGGAGGTGCCCACCACCAACGCGTCCTCGCGCGCCAGGTGGTAGAGCATCTCCAGCATGTCCTGGTCGGACATGCGCAGGGCCTCGTCCACCCGCGCGCGGCGGAAGTTCTCCGTGAGGCGCATGATGCCGATGCCTTCCGTGATGGAGCTGCCCACGGTCTCCATGCGCCCCTCGCGTACCCAGCAGTAGAGCCCCGAGCCGGGCGGGTCCACCATCACCACGCGCAGCGCGGGGTTCTTCTCCTGGAGGTAGCGGCTCACGCCGGAGATCGTCCCGCCACTGCCCACGGAGCAGACGAGCACGTCGAGCCGCCCCTCGCACTGCTCCCACAACTCGGGCCCCGTGGTCTCGTAGTGGAAGTCCCCGTTGGCGGTGTTCTCGAACTGGTTGGTCCAGAACCACCCCCGCTCCTCGGCGAGCACGCGGGCCCGGTGATAGAAGTGTCCGGGGTTGGAGAAGGGGACCGCGGGGACCTTGATGACCTCGACGCCCATGGCCTCCAGGTACTCGTACTTCTCGCGCACCTGGTTGTCGGGCATGGTGACGACGACGCGGTAGCCCCGCTCGCGCCCCAGCAGGCCCAGGCCGATGCCCGTGTTGCCGGCGGTGCCCTCGACGAGCGTGGCGCCCGGCACGAGCCGTCCCTCCGCCTCGGCCTGACGGATCATCCCCTTGGCGGCGCGGTCCTTGATGCTGCCCCCGGGGTTCATGAACTCGGCCTTGCCCAGGATGTCGCAGCCCGTGAGGCGCGAGAGCGAGCCGATGCGCAGCAAGGGCGTATTGCCAACCGAGTCCCAGAGCGAGCCGATGGGGGGCGCCATGTGTCTTCCTGACGAGGAGCGAGAGGGCCTCGGTTCTACCTCAACGCGATGGTTCCTCGCCTGGAGGGTGTGCGGGTCCAGGCGCACCCTTGGACGTACGGTCGAACGCCCACCAGACCCCGCCCGTGTGATACTCCCGCCCCATGAATGGCCGTCGTGCCCTGTCTCCTGTCCTCCTCGTCGGTGCCGGAACCGGCGAGGCCACGTGCGGCATCCTCTACCTCGCGGGCTACCTGCGGCGGAACGGGGTCGAGGCCTTCGTGCGGTTGTACGACGGGGACCAGACGGAGGAGGAGGTGGCCCACTCCCTCGAGGTCCTCGTGGCCCGGGTGCGGCCCCGGCTCGTGGGCATCAGCCTCAAGTGGTTCCATCATGTCCACCGCGCCTTGCTCCTGGCGCGGACGCTGCGGCGGATCGACCCCGAGATCCAGATCGTCCTGGGCGGCAACACGGCGTCGTACTGGTGGCGGGAGCTGGACGCGTTCGATTGCATCGATCACATCGTCCTGGGGGATGGGGAGGTGCCGCTGCTGGCGCTCTGCCAGGGGCATCCCGCTCCGCCCAACTGCGTCACCCGCAAGCCGGACGGCACGCCCCGGCGCCTGCCCCTGGCGTACGTGCAAGGCGCCACGAACAGCGAGGACATCTATTACTCGCACTTCGATGACATCTTCCTGAGCCAGCAGGACCGCCACGCCTTCTCCGGCTGGGTCGCGCCCGGCAAGGGCTGCGGCGAGAACTGCCTCTACTGTGGCGGGGCGCGCGGCAACCAGAAGGCGGCCTTCGGACGCGCGAAGCCGTTCCTGCGCTCCGAGGAGAGCGTGCGCCGCGACCACCAGGAGATCGCCCACCGGACGTGGCAGATGCGCTACGACTTCTCGGGCAGCTCGGCGGCGTTTCTCCAGGGCACGTGGGCGGGGGTCGATCTCTCGCGCCACTCCTGCATGTACTTCCTGTGGGGCGTGGCCCGCATGGAGCTCATCGACGCGCTGGCCAGCACCTTCGACCATGTCCACATGGTGCTGGACATCGGCTGCTTCTCCGAGAAGCAGCGGCTCGAGCAGATGGGCCGGGGGCTCCTCAAGCCGTGCGCCTCCGATCAGCAGCTCCTCGACATCATCGACGCGTGCCAGCGCCACCCGAACCTGGACGTCGAGGTGTCCGGAATCGCGGGCCTGCCCTTCGCCAGCGCCGCCACGCTCAAGGAGGAAGTGCGCCTGGTGGAGCGCGTGATGAGCCTGGACTGTGGGGTGGGCTACCAGCGGCTCGAGGCGCAGCCCGGAGCGCTCGCCACGGAGCATCCCGCGCGCTTCGACATGGTGACCGAGGCGCGGACGTTCTCGGAGTTCCTCGAGTACTTCGAGCGGCGCGAGCCCGGTGACGTGTCCGTGCCGATGCTGCGCTTTCGCGATCCGGCGCTCGAGGCGGCGGTGCAGCGCACGACGGCGCACGTGGAGGCCCTCGAGTCCAAGCACAGCGAGGCCAAGCGGCGGGTCGTGGTCAACGGGCGCACGCGGCTCAAGAACACCGCGCCCGCGACGCTCCAGTTCAAGCTCGGGGAGTGGCTGGGGCCCCACCGGGTTCCCGCCCGGGTGGCGCAGGAGCCCGTGACCTATGTCCGCTCGGTGGACGGAACGGGCCTGGCCTGCGCGCCATCGCTCAATCCCCGACGTTTCACCGATCCCACGTTGGATCAGGGCGACGATGGCCGCATCCTGTTGACCACGCTGGGCGTCTTCGCGCAGCCCACCACCGTCTCCCAGGCCGTGTCGCAACTGAGCGCGAAGCTGAGGCTCGACCCGCACTCGGCGCGAGACGTCATCGACCACCTCGTGGACGGTCGCTTCCTGCAGCCGGTGTGAGGCGTTTCCCAGGCGTCATGTCCCGACGCCGGGGGGTCGCTCTCCGGGCGGAGGACGATTCCAGGGGTTAGACTCCGCCTCATGAACGCCAGCGCATCCAGCCGGTCGTCGATCGTCGTGGCGGAGCTGGGGCCCACGAATACGGGGAAGACGCACCGGGCCATCGAGCGCATGCTCGAGCACGACACGGGCATGATGGGGCTGCCCCTGCGCCTGCTCGCCCGTGAGGTCTACGACCGGGTGACCGCCCGGGTGGGCGAGGGGCGGGTGGCCCTGATGACGGGCGAGGAGAAGCGCCTGCCGCCCCGTCCGGACTATTGGATCTGCACCGTCGAGGCGATGCCGACCGACAAGGCCGTCGACTTCCTCGCGGTGGACGAGATCCAGCTCGCCGCCCACCGTGAGCGCGGCCATGTCTTCACCGACCGCCTGCTGCACGCGCGGGGTCTCCGGGAGACGTGGTTCCTCGGCGCGGACACGATGCGGCCCATGGTGCAGACGCTCATCCCGCACGCCTCGATGAAGCGCGCCACCCGGCTGTCCCAGCTGAGCTACACGGGCAGCCGCTCCTTGAAGAGCCTGCCGCCGCGCTCGGCCGTGGTCGCCTTCTCCGCGGACCGGGTGTACGAGTACGCCGAGTCGCTGCGTCGGCTCCGGGGCGGGGTGGCCGTGGTGTTGGGGGCGCTTTCTCCCCGGACCCGCAACGCCCAGGTGGCGATGTACCAGGCCGGCGAGGTGCAGTACCTCGTGGCGACCGATGCCATCGGCATGGGGTTGAACCTCGACCTCAACCACGTGGCCTTCGCGGCGCTCTCCAAGTACGACGGCGCCGAGCAGCGAGATCTCTTCCCGGACGAGCTGGCGCAGATCGCGGGTCGCGCGGGACGGCACCTGAACGATGGGACGTTCGGCACCCTGAACTCCGTGCCCGAGCTGCCGCCCCGGGTGATCTCCGCCATCGAGACCCACCGGTTTCCGGCCGTGCGCAGCCTCATCTGGCGCAACGCGTCGCTCGACTTCTCGAGCCCGGAGGCCCTGCTGGATTCCTTGTCCCGGGCGCCCCAACACCAGGCGTTCATCCGGGTGGAGCGCGCGGACGACTTCGATGCCCTCCGGGAGCTCGCGCGTGTGCCCGCGGTGCGCGACGCCACGACCGATCGGGCCGGGGTCGAGCTGTTGTGGCAGGTCTGCCAGATCCCCGACTTCCGCAAGGGGCTCTTCGGGCAGCACCTCACGCTCCTGCGCGAGACCTTCCTGCAGCTCTCCGAGGGCGATGGGCGGCTGGATCCCACCTGGCTCCACCGGCAGGTGTCTCCGCTGGATGATGTGTCCGGAGACATCCACACGCTGATGGACCGGCTCGCCGCCATCCGCATCTGGACGTACATCAGCCATCGCTCGAGCTGGATGCACGACGCCGAGCACTGGCAGGAGCGCACCCGCCGCATCGAGGACGCCCTGGGGGATGCCCTGCATGAGCGGCTCGTGGAGCGCTTCGTCCAACGGGCCGCGCGCCGGAGTGCTCGCCGCTTCGTGCGGGCCTCGGCCCGGCCCCAGACGACCTCGGACAGTCCCTTCGCCCGTCTGGGCGCGCTGCTGGGCGAGATGCCGGGCCCGGACGGCACGATGACCGAGGAGCAATTCGTCCAGCGGGCGGTCGACGCGACCCACGACGCCTTCGAGGTGGACGCGCTGGGGAACATCTCGTTCGAGAGTCAGCCCCTGGCGCGCCTGGTGCGGGGAACGGACCGACGCTCCCCGCAGCTCGCGCTCGCGGAGCCCGAGGTGTGGACGGCCGGCGCGCGGCGGCGACTCGAGCGCCGGTTGCTGGCGTTGGCGCGGGACCTCGTCACGGAGGCCATGGGCGGTTTTCCCGCCGAGTCCCTGACGGGCGAGGGCCGCTCCGCGGCGACACGCGGGCTCGCCTACCGTCTGGCCGAGGGCCTGGGGGTCATTCCCCAATGGGAGGCCCGTGAGCAGTGGCGGCTGCTGGACGCGCAGGCGCGTGAGCACTTGAAGACGTTGGGGGTGCGCGAGGGGCGGCGCTACTTCTACGTCGCCGAGGCCCTCTCTCCCCGCGCGTTGGAGCGGCGCCGCATGTTGACGGCCCTGTTCCAGCAGACCCTCGCACCCAAGGGCGTTTCCCAGGAGCCCGTCCTCTCGGTGGCGGAGCTGGGGGGCCAGGGGGTGCGTGCCTACGGGTACGAGGTGATTGGCCCGGTGGCCCTGCGGATCGACATCCTCGAGCGGCTCGGTGAGGCCTTGCAGCAACGGCAGGGCGCGTCCCAGGCGCACCTGCTCCTGCGGGAGCTGCACCTGGAGGGCGGGGTCCGGGCCCGCGTGCTGCGAGAGCTGGGGGGACAGGCCGGGGGGGACGCGGTGAAACGGCGGCGCCGGCGGCGGGGCGGGAAGCCCCGGCCCGCGGCGCCGAGCCCCCCGCACCAGCCGTCCCTGGGCCCGGGCGAGTAGCCCGGGCCTCGCGGGACGGCCAGCGGCTCACTCGACCCAGTAGGTGTCGGTCAGCACGCTGAAGCCATTCTGCGTGTCCACGAAGAAGGCGACGCTGTTGCCGCTCCAGGGATCCTTCGCGTAGCTGTAGTAGCAGCCCTTGAAGGTGCGGCCCGTGATGCGCTCGTCGAGGTTCGCCATGCCGACGGAGACCACACTCGCGGGGATTTGATTGTTGCCGTTGGCGGACTTCACCGTGCTGTCGACCTCGGCGCGGACCTCGGCGGCAGTGGCGAGGTACGGCCGGACCGTGGCGCCATGGGGAACGCTGCTCGCCTCGAGGCCGAAGCACTCGAAGCGGCCGACGCGGTAGGCGCGGCCGTCGCCGACCACGGTTTGCCACCAGTCGAAGTGGCGCTCCATCCGCGTGCCACCGTGGCCGCGATCACCCGCCGTGTTCACCGCCGAGATGAGCGCCTCGAGCGGACGGCTCAGCGTGGCCGAGTTGCGCAGGTTGCGCAGGCTCACGTCGCTGATGCCCGAGACGTTGGCGATGGCCTGGACGGACGTGAACGGGCGCAGGTTGAGCAGGTTGGAGGCGCCATTCCAGGCGTTGGGCAGCACGTCGTGCAGCTCGGAGTCACTGATGCCGTTCACCAGCGACACGATCGCGGCGGCGTCATCGGTGGAGAGCGCGAGGCCATCCAGGATGCCCACGCAGCTCGCGCCGATGAGGCCCTTGGCGCGGGCGCCCGTGGCGAGCTGCTCGAGACGGGCGGGGCCGACCAGGCTGACCGAGGAGAGGTCCGTCAGGGAGACGAACGGCGACGTCGCGCGCCGGGCGATGAGGTTGTTGGCGACGTTGCTCGGGACGTACTGGTTGAGCGTCTGGAACGACGCCGTGTTCGCGAAGCCCAGGATGCCCTGACACTCGGGCGCGACATCCACGTCCCGGGTCGTGAGCGCGGCCTGCTGCTGGGCGAGCGGCTCGGCGGACGACTCGAGCTCGGGGCCACCACAGCCCGCGAGCAGGCTCAGGGAGACAAGGGCATGGCCAAGACGACGCATGGGAAACTCCTCGGATGACAGCGTGGGGGATGGGTTGGATACACCAGATCCACGGAAGTCAGGAGTCTCATTGCTGGAGCGAATGTCGCCCCTTTTGTCACGAATGCGTGACGCGCGTCAGATGGAGCCCTCGAGCAGCCCGGTGAGATGGGGGACGGCCTTCGCGCCGTTGTTGTCGTCCACGAGCGCCGCGGCCAGGGTGTACTCGCGCAGGCGGCCCGTGTTGCTCTCCACGCCGGGAGAAGCGTCCGGGCCGGTGAGCCGCTCCGAGCAATCGTGGATGACGCGGGTGTGGAGGTAGCGGGCCATCTCCGGGAAGAGCTCCGGCGCGGGCGCGCGCGCGGCCCAGGCGAGCACGTCCTGGCAATAGGCCGCGCCACCCTCGCCCTTCATGTAGGCGCGATAGCCCTTGAGCGTGGCGGACTCCTTGTCGCCCACCTGGGCGTAGTGGCGCGCGCTGATGAGACGCAGCGGCGGGTTCGTCTGCGCGTCCATGAGCCGCCGCCACTCGGGCCGATGGCTGGCCTGGTTGAGCGCCGCCAGGTAGTTCTCGAAGTTGCCCTTGAGCTGGAGCCTGTGCTCGGGCACCCACTCGTCGGTGAAGGGCGCGAGCTCGCGCCGGGCGTCGTCGATGGGGAAGAGCACGAGCGCGGTGAGGCCCACCGAGGCCCGCAGGTGCGGCTCCACCCGGGGGTCCAGCGCCATGCGGGTGAGGCTCTGGCGCACCTGCGCCACGTCGGTCTTCTGGTTGAAGGCGTAGAGGTGGCCATGCTCGAAGAAGTCGTTCTGGAAGAGCGAGGCGAAGCCCACGTGGAGCAGCGCCGAGTGCAGGTGCCGCACCGAAACGAAGAGCGCCGGGTCCTCCGTGCCCGTGGTGACCTGGAAGTCCCACAGGTTGGTGTTCATCTGCATCACGCCGTCCGGGGCGAGCCGGGCGCGCGCCAGGGCGAAGAACTCCTGGGTGACGCAGTGGGCGGGGAGCTGCTCGCCGGAGAAGACATCCACGACGATGTAGTCGTACTGGCTCGTGTCCTCGCGCAGGAACAGCCGGGCGTCCTCCACCACGAACTTCACGTTGGGCGAGCGCAGGCTCGGCACGTAGCGCTGGGCCAGCTCCACGACCAGGGGATCGATCTCCACCGCGGTGATCTGGGCGTCGGGGTTGGCCGCCAGCAGCGCGCCCATCGCACCCCCCAGCGCCGCGCCGAGGATGAGGTAGCGTTTGGCGCCTCGCGCCAGGCCCACGTTCACATACGCCGTGGTGAATTGATCCTTGAGGGGCCGGTTCGGGTACACCGTGGAGTGCACGTAGTCCCGCGAGGGCATGTAGTCGAGCCGCTCGTCGCCATCCGTGTCGGTCGACCGCAGGATCTTCACGTTGCCGTACTGGGACTCGGCCTCGAACAGCACCTCCTGCCCGGCGGCGGAGGGGGCTGGTGCCCGCTCGTTCATCAGCACCGGCACGCCCACGCCGCCCACGAGGGTCAGGCTCGCGACGGCCACCACCGCGGTGCGACGGCGCAGCAGCACCAGGCCCACGGTGATGATGAACAGCATGGAGCCGATGAAGACCCCGAGCGTGCGGTGCGCGCCCCACAGGGGGATGAACACGAAGGAGGGGAGCAGGGTGCCGGCGATGCTGCCGACGTTGGACACGGCCATGAGGTTGCCCGCCGTGGCCCCCACCGCGCCGGGCTCCTGTGCGCGCGTGGACAGCATCCGCATGAGGAAGGGCGACACGTGGCTCAGGGCGATCATCGGGGGGGCGTACAGCACCACCGTGGCCACCGCCGGCGGTACGGCGTGGATCATCAGCGAGGAGGTGAAGAGCCCGCGCATGCCGAAGCACAGGTCCATCATCGGCTCGTTGAGCACCACGCCCATGAGCACCACGTAGGCCACCGAGGCGAGCAGCACGCCGAGCAGGAATTCAGGGGTGCCGAAGCGTTTGGAGAACCGCCCACCCAGGTAGTAGCCCACCGTCAGCGCGATCATCACCAACGCGAGCAGCACACCCGTCACGTAGATGGACGAGCCGAACGTCGTCTCGAGCACGCGAAAGGCACACATCTCCAACAACATCACGTTGAAGCCGCCTAGGAACGCGAGCCCATGGAGATAGAGAGGGAACAGTCGAGGCGCCCCGGAGGCTTCGGCGGAAGTGGACATGCCCTTCGTCGCTACCATGAGATTCTCATCCCTCACAAGGGCCCAACCGGGTAAAACCCGCTGTCCGTGATAGACCTCCCATACCCGGCGCGTGCGTTTGGAGGATGCACTTCTCGCGGTCTAGAGTGCCCGCCTCGCCGACTGCCCTCATGACGACTCCGCCGCCCGACCGTCCCAAGATGTCTGCCTTCGGGTTGTTGTGGCTGGGTCAGCTCGTGACCTTGCTGGGCTCGGGGCTGACGGCCTTCTCCCTGGGCGTCTGGACCTATCAGCGCACCGGCTCGGTGACCGAGTTTGGGCTCATCACCTTGTGCGCGGTGGCGCCGGTGGTGGTGCTCGCGCCCCTGGCGGGCGTGCTGGTGGATCGCTGGGACCGGCGCTGGGTGATGATCGTGAGCGACTCGGTGGCGGCGCTCTGCACGCTGGGGCTGCTGCTGCTGTACACGAGTGGTCGGCTCGAGGTCTGGCACGTCTACCTCCTGGTGTGCCTGTCGGCCGTCACCAGTGCCTTCCAGGAGTCCGCGTTCTCGGCGGCGACGACGCTGCTGGTGGAGGAGCGCCACCTCGGGCGGGCGAGCGGCATGGTGCAACTGGCCCAGGCCGCGGGGCGTACCCTCGCGCCGCCCGTGGCGGGTGCCCTGTTCGTGTCGTATGGGCTCGAGACGGCGATGGTGCTGGACCTGGTGAGCTTCCTCTTCGCGCTCGGCACGGAGATCGCGGTGCGGATTCCCGCGCCGCCCCGCAGCGAGGAGGGGGAGCGGGCCCGGGCCCTGGGCTGGCGGGCCAATCTCACCTTCGGCTGGCGCTACATCCTCGCCCGGCCCTTGTTGCTGTCCCTCTTGGGCTTCTTCTCGGTGGTCAACTTCACCCTCGGCCTGGCCGAGGTGCTCGTCACGCCCCTGGTGCTGCGCATGGAGGCCCCGGACCGGTTGGGCTGGGTGCTCGGGTTCTGTGGCCTGGGCATGATTGGCGGCAGCGCGGTGATGAGCGTGTGGGGCGGGCCCCGTCAGCGGCTGCTCGGGATCATCGGCTCGGGCGTGCTCTATGGCGTGTGCCTGATGCTGGCGGGTCTGCACCCCTCGCTGCTGCTCGTGACCGTCGCGGGCTTCGGGATGATGTTCTTCAATCCGCCCATGGCGGCGTGCAGTCAGGCGCTGTGGCAGTCCACGGTGCCCGCGGATCTCCAGGGCCGGGTCTTCGCCGTGCGCATGGCCGTGTGCTGGGCCTCCATGCCCCTGGCCTACGTGCTCGGGGGTCCCCTGGCCGACGGGCTCTTCGAGCCGCTCATGATGCCGGGGGGCGCGCTGGCCTCCAGCGTGGGCGCCGTGCTGGGCGTGGGCCCCGGGCGCGGCATCGCGCTGCTGCTCCTGGTGCTGGGACTGATGCCCATGGGCGTGTCGCTCGCGCTCCTGCTGTCACGGCCCGACCTGCGACCCGACACGGCCGCGCCACCGTCCGCCGCGCCGCCCGATCCCGCCATCCA includes:
- a CDS encoding alpha/beta hydrolase, whose amino-acid sequence is MPPPKQAPPPPPFEPELARILPTFTAFAPVHMTAEQIERYRALPIPSIAEQIGDRPVQCVDFTLPGDQGVDITVSVISRKDHVRPGPGIYHIHGGGMVMANRFAGATDLVAWALKFDAVCVTVEYRRAPENPDPIPVEDCYAGLAWMAAHARELRIQPERLVVFGGSAGGGLAAGTTLLARDRGGPPVFGQLLQCPMIDDRNETVSSHQMQGLGIWDRVSNLTGWTALLGDRRGTAEVSSYAAPARATDLSGLPPTFIDVGSAEVFRDEAVAYASAIWAAGGDAELHVWGGAFHGFSQMAPDAAISRAANAAREAWLERLLAR
- a CDS encoding GNAT family N-acetyltransferase — encoded protein: MSGPDRSALDTERLTLRRPRREDFEEALAMWGDPAVVRYISGKPSTREEMWARLLRYVGHWELMGFGFWVVREKSTGRFVGEVGLANFQRDIEPPLGDAKEAGWVLSPWAHGKGFATEAVRAALRWVEDGFGPERVVCLIHPENAASLHVAHKCGFQQFARGTYKGDPTRMLERIPEPRGS
- a CDS encoding cysteine synthase A codes for the protein MAPPIGSLWDSVGNTPLLRIGSLSRLTGCDILGKAEFMNPGGSIKDRAAKGMIRQAEAEGRLVPGATLVEGTAGNTGIGLGLLGRERGYRVVVTMPDNQVREKYEYLEAMGVEVIKVPAVPFSNPGHFYHRARVLAEERGWFWTNQFENTANGDFHYETTGPELWEQCEGRLDVLVCSVGSGGTISGVSRYLQEKNPALRVVMVDPPGSGLYCWVREGRMETVGSSITEGIGIMRLTENFRRARVDEALRMSDQDMLEMLYHLAREDALVVGTSAALNVRAAYEVARRHRGQGLRIATLLCDHGSRYSSKVFNPDFLASKQLEVRPLPV
- a CDS encoding B12-binding domain-containing radical SAM protein, which translates into the protein MNGRRALSPVLLVGAGTGEATCGILYLAGYLRRNGVEAFVRLYDGDQTEEEVAHSLEVLVARVRPRLVGISLKWFHHVHRALLLARTLRRIDPEIQIVLGGNTASYWWRELDAFDCIDHIVLGDGEVPLLALCQGHPAPPNCVTRKPDGTPRRLPLAYVQGATNSEDIYYSHFDDIFLSQQDRHAFSGWVAPGKGCGENCLYCGGARGNQKAAFGRAKPFLRSEESVRRDHQEIAHRTWQMRYDFSGSSAAFLQGTWAGVDLSRHSCMYFLWGVARMELIDALASTFDHVHMVLDIGCFSEKQRLEQMGRGLLKPCASDQQLLDIIDACQRHPNLDVEVSGIAGLPFASAATLKEEVRLVERVMSLDCGVGYQRLEAQPGALATEHPARFDMVTEARTFSEFLEYFERREPGDVSVPMLRFRDPALEAAVQRTTAHVEALESKHSEAKRRVVVNGRTRLKNTAPATLQFKLGEWLGPHRVPARVAQEPVTYVRSVDGTGLACAPSLNPRRFTDPTLDQGDDGRILLTTLGVFAQPTTVSQAVSQLSAKLRLDPHSARDVIDHLVDGRFLQPV
- a CDS encoding helicase-related protein yields the protein MNASASSRSSIVVAELGPTNTGKTHRAIERMLEHDTGMMGLPLRLLAREVYDRVTARVGEGRVALMTGEEKRLPPRPDYWICTVEAMPTDKAVDFLAVDEIQLAAHRERGHVFTDRLLHARGLRETWFLGADTMRPMVQTLIPHASMKRATRLSQLSYTGSRSLKSLPPRSAVVAFSADRVYEYAESLRRLRGGVAVVLGALSPRTRNAQVAMYQAGEVQYLVATDAIGMGLNLDLNHVAFAALSKYDGAEQRDLFPDELAQIAGRAGRHLNDGTFGTLNSVPELPPRVISAIETHRFPAVRSLIWRNASLDFSSPEALLDSLSRAPQHQAFIRVERADDFDALRELARVPAVRDATTDRAGVELLWQVCQIPDFRKGLFGQHLTLLRETFLQLSEGDGRLDPTWLHRQVSPLDDVSGDIHTLMDRLAAIRIWTYISHRSSWMHDAEHWQERTRRIEDALGDALHERLVERFVQRAARRSARRFVRASARPQTTSDSPFARLGALLGEMPGPDGTMTEEQFVQRAVDATHDAFEVDALGNISFESQPLARLVRGTDRRSPQLALAEPEVWTAGARRRLERRLLALARDLVTEAMGGFPAESLTGEGRSAATRGLAYRLAEGLGVIPQWEAREQWRLLDAQAREHLKTLGVREGRRYFYVAEALSPRALERRRMLTALFQQTLAPKGVSQEPVLSVAELGGQGVRAYGYEVIGPVALRIDILERLGEALQQRQGASQAHLLLRELHLEGGVRARVLRELGGQAGGDAVKRRRRRRGGKPRPAAPSPPHQPSLGPGE
- a CDS encoding fused MFS/spermidine synthase, giving the protein MVATKGMSTSAEASGAPRLFPLYLHGLAFLGGFNVMLLEMCAFRVLETTFGSSIYVTGVLLALVMIALTVGYYLGGRFSKRFGTPEFLLGVLLASVAYVVLMGVVLNEPMMDLCFGMRGLFTSSLMIHAVPPAVATVVLYAPPMIALSHVSPFLMRMLSTRAQEPGAVGATAGNLMAVSNVGSIAGTLLPSFVFIPLWGAHRTLGVFIGSMLFIITVGLVLLRRRTAVVAVASLTLVGGVGVPVLMNERAPAPSAAGQEVLFEAESQYGNVKILRSTDTDGDERLDYMPSRDYVHSTVYPNRPLKDQFTTAYVNVGLARGAKRYLILGAALGGAMGALLAANPDAQITAVEIDPLVVELAQRYVPSLRSPNVKFVVEDARLFLREDTSQYDYIVVDVFSGEQLPAHCVTQEFFALARARLAPDGVMQMNTNLWDFQVTTGTEDPALFVSVRHLHSALLHVGFASLFQNDFFEHGHLYAFNQKTDVAQVRQSLTRMALDPRVEPHLRASVGLTALVLFPIDDARRELAPFTDEWVPEHRLQLKGNFENYLAALNQASHRPEWRRLMDAQTNPPLRLISARHYAQVGDKESATLKGYRAYMKGEGGAAYCQDVLAWAARAPAPELFPEMARYLHTRVIHDCSERLTGPDASPGVESNTGRLREYTLAAALVDDNNGAKAVPHLTGLLEGSI
- a CDS encoding MFS transporter — protein: MTTPPPDRPKMSAFGLLWLGQLVTLLGSGLTAFSLGVWTYQRTGSVTEFGLITLCAVAPVVVLAPLAGVLVDRWDRRWVMIVSDSVAALCTLGLLLLYTSGRLEVWHVYLLVCLSAVTSAFQESAFSAATTLLVEERHLGRASGMVQLAQAAGRTLAPPVAGALFVSYGLETAMVLDLVSFLFALGTEIAVRIPAPPRSEEGERARALGWRANLTFGWRYILARPLLLSLLGFFSVVNFTLGLAEVLVTPLVLRMEAPDRLGWVLGFCGLGMIGGSAVMSVWGGPRQRLLGIIGSGVLYGVCLMLAGLHPSLLLVTVAGFGMMFFNPPMAACSQALWQSTVPADLQGRVFAVRMAVCWASMPLAYVLGGPLADGLFEPLMMPGGALASSVGAVLGVGPGRGIALLLLVLGLMPMGVSLALLLSRPDLRPDTAAPPSAAPPDPAIHPF